TCTTTTCAATTTTGGAACAACCCTCGCTTTTTATCTCCTTTCAATCACCCTTCTGGCTTCTGCAACAGGCGTTGTGCTTCTGCGGGATGTGATTCGCAGTGCCTTTCTGCTCGCGCTTAGTTTTTTATGCGTGGGGGGCTTATACGTAACATTGCATGCTGATTTCCTGGCTGCAGCTCAGATTCTGATTTATGCCGGTGCTGTCTCTATTCTCTTTGTCTTTGGGATTATGTTGATTCGCAATGGCGGTAAAAATCTGCAGGAATATGGCGCAGACTTCAGAGGTCTGGCTGGGATTTTTGTTTTTCTAGGCCTTTTTTCCTTACTGGCCCAAACGGTTTGGAAAGGGCAATGGCATCTCGAAGGAAGTACGACCCCAGCTGATTTGAACACGGTTGCTGAAATTGGCAAACTCTTCTTTAATCAATATTTGATTCCCTTTGAAATCGCTTCGGTTATTCTCTTGATGGCTTTAGTTGGCGCGATTGTGATTGCACGTAAGGAAGTGGCTTCTGAAAATGGCCAATGAAATTTTAAATATTGGACTGAAACACTATCTGCTTGTGGCGGCTCTTTTGTTTTCGATTGGTTTGTTTGGCCTGATTACTTCCCGCAATCTGATCAAGGTTCTGATGTCGATTGAGTTTATTTTGAACGCTGCCAATATTAATTTTGTGGCTTTTTCGCATTATGTAACACCCCATGAGTTAACCGGGCAGGTCTTTGCGATTTTTGTGATGACTATTGCCGCTGCTGAAGCCGGTGTCGCGTTGGCGATCGCGCTTTCGATCTACAAACACTTTCAGTCCGTTGATATGGACAAGATCCATCTGATGAAATGGTAAGCCGATCATGAATATGCCCTTTCTTACTCAAAATGCATGGCTGCCAGCCTTTTTTCCGCTTTTGGCAGGCACTTTGATTTTTATCCTGGCTGCCTTTCAGCGCAAAGCCAATCAAGCGGCAATTGGAATTTCAATCACAGGTGTTTTACTCGCTTTCGTTGCTTCCTTGGGTTTATTGGGGGCACGATTCGCTGATTCCGGACACGCTTTGCAGGGTTCTCTGCGTTGGTTAACGGCTGGCCAGACCGAAATAGCGATGGGTTGGTCGGTTGATAATCTCACCGCCATGATGTTAGTCGTGGTGACGTTTATCAGCCTTTTGGTGCAAATTTATTCCGCAGAATATATGTCGCATGAAGAGGGCATTCCCCGCTATTATGGCGCCCTATCGTTGTTTACTTTCTCTATGCTTTTGCTGGTGCTGGCCGATAATCTCTTGGTGCTTTATATGGGCTGGGAACTGGTGGGGGTTTGCTCCTATCTCTTGATTGGTTTCTTTACGTTTAAGCCCGAAGCTGCCGCTGCAGCCAAAAAGGCCTTCCTCGTCAATCGCATTGGAGATTTTGGTTTCTTACTGGGAATTTTGATTCTGTTTTATATGACGGGCAGTCTTCAGTTTTCTGTTGTGACAGAGGCGGTGGCCGCTGGTAAACTGCCTGGGGCACTTCTGGCGCTGGCAGGCATTCTGCTCTTCTGTGGGCCGATTGGTAAATCCGCTCAGTTCCCTTTGCATGTCTGGCTTCCCGATGCAATGGAAGGCCCAACGCCTGTGAGTGCGCTGATTCACGCTGCTACCATGGTTGCTGCTGGCGTCTATATGGTTGCGAAGCTGATGCCGCTTTTTGCACAGGCCACCAGCCCCCTGTTTGGTTCTTTTCTGGTGCTTGATGCGATTGCCTGGATCGGGGGTATTACCGCTTTGCTGGCTGCTGCCATTGCCGTTACGCAAACCGATATTAAACGGGTTTTGGCCTATTCAACAGTCAGCCAATTGGGCTTTATGATGATGGCTTTGGGCATGTACCAGGCCACTACGGAAGCAGGGCATCTTCAGATTATTCCTCTGGGGTATACCGCAGGTCTATTTCATTTGATGACCCATGCTTTTTTCAAAGCGATGCTGTTTTTATGCTCGGGCAGTGTGATTCACGCTGTTCATTCCAATGATATGCGTGTGATGGGCGGGCTGCGTAAATTTTTACCTGTAACGGCCCTGGCTTGTCTGATTGGCACTGCTTCTATTTCTGGCTTTCCTTTCCTGACTGCTGGTTTCTGGAGCAAAGATGAAATTCTGCTGGCGATGTGGGAAGCCCATTCACCTCTGTTTGGATTGGCTGCCCTTGCGGCTGTACTCACCGCCTTTTATATGTTCCGCCTCTATTTTATGACCTTTGAAGGCTCCTACCGGGGTGAGCTTGCTCCTGAGCAGATCCATGATTCAGGTTGGTTGATGAAGGGACCCCTGGTGATTTTGGCAATTCCTTCACTGCTTGCAGGTTTTGTGGGCACACCCTGGACACCCCCGGCTTTTCATATTCATTCTTTTCTGCACTTTTCGCCAGTCGGGCATGAAGCTACAGGCCATGCTGTGGCAACCCATACCGGTTTAAACCCTGTTGTTTTGGGCGTTTCCCTGTTCGTTTTTCTGGTTGGTTTGGGTTTGGCCTGGGCCATGTATGGTTCGGATAAACCCGCACTTGCTCCTCAAGCTTTGGCTGAACGCTTTGCGCCTTTGCACAAGGCTTCTCTTAACCGCTTTTATTTTGATGAACTCTATCTGCTTTTCATACGTTGGGTCGTAATGGGCTTTGCACGTATCAGCGCCTTTTTTGACAAATATATTCTGGATGGCCTTTTGGTCAATGGAGTGGGTCTGTTTACGATTGGAAGCAGTGAAACCTTAAAATACCTCCAAAGTGGACGCATTGCCTATTATGCCTTAAGTGTGGTCAGTATTTTGGTGGTTCTGCTTCTGGCCTTTCTGAAATTGGGCTTTGGAAAGGTAGGGATGTAATGCAAACCAATTCATTTCTTTTAACAACGCTTATTTTTCTACCTGTATTGGGTGCGCTTTCCTTGTTTTTCGTGCGCAGCCAACGCTCCCATATTTACCATTGGCTGGCTGCTGGCTGGAGTGGCTTGACCTTTCTCTTGTCTTTGTTCGCCTTGAGCCAGTATCAGCATGGGCTTCACAATGCCTCTGGCAAAGCCATTTTTCAATTGGTAGATCGCCTGCCTTGGATGCCAGCGATGCATATTCAGTACCAGGTGGGGGTGGATGGTCTCAGTCTGCCCATGGTTTTACTGACCACTCTGATTGTTTTCGTGGCGGTCTTTGCCTCTTGGGGGATTCAGGAACGCAGCCGGATGTATTTCATGATGCTCCTGATCATGGAAACAGCTGTTTTGGGTGTTTTTACTTCCCTTGATTTATTTCAGTTTTTCGTGATGTGGGAGCTTGAACTGATTCCCATGTATTTCCTGATTGGATTGTGGGGAGGACCCCGTCGCGGCTACGCTGCGATTAAGTTTATTCTTTACACCATGTTGGCCAGTGCCTTTATGTTTATTGCATTTTTGGCCATTTATTTCTTCTCACAGCCGCATACCTTTGATGTGATTGCGTTGCTTGAAAATCATAATTCGCTCTTGGCAACTCTGGCGCCTTCTTTCCAGATTCTGGTTCTGGTTTCCCTTTTGCTTTGCTTCTGTGTGAAATTGCCAATGGTGCCTTTTCATACCTGGTTGCCAGATGCGCACGTTGAAGCGCCTACTGCAATCAGTGTGGTGCTCGCGGGTGTCTTGCTCAAAATGGGTGCCTATGGCATTATCCGTTTCGGCTTTGGTTTCTTTCCCGATCTGATGAAACAATTGGCTGTTTTTATTGCGGCCTTTGGCATGATCAATATTCTCTATGGCGCACTGCTTGCGCTTGCGCAAACAGATATGAAACGGGTGATTGCCTATTCCAGCGTCAGCCATATGGGCTTTGTGCTCCTGGGATTGGCTGCAATGAACCCCATGGGTTTAGATGGCGCGATTATGCAAATGTTTACCCATGGCACGATTACAGCACTTTTATTTATCTTTGTCGGGGTGGTTTACGATCGAACCCATACCCGTGTGATTGCTGATTTGGGGGGCTTGAGCGCGAAAATGCCTCTGGCTTCAGCTTTCTTTGTGATGGCGGCCTTGGCTTCAGTCGGGGCACCCGGCATGAGTGGCTTTGTCAGTGAGTTTTTAATTTTTGTTGGCAGCTATGGCAACCATCTGAAAGGCATTCCCCATTTTGCGATTCAATTGTTTACCGTAGGCTCTGCTTTGGGGATTATTTTGGGGGCGGGTTATACCCTGTGGTTGACCCAGCGCGTTTTCTTTGGCAGTTTGCCCCAACGCTGGCAAGAGCTGACGGATATGAACCGAGTTGAACTGTTTAATGTTGTGATTTTGACCCTCTTGGTGGTTGCACTTGGCTTTTACCCGGCTCTGTTGATGGATATGATCAACCCTGCCGCTGAGCAGTTGATATCCCTTTTGCCGAAATGAAGGAGTTGAGTAGTGGACTTTACCGTCATCATACCTGAAATTCTAGTTTGCCTGACCGCATTGGCGGTGATTGGTGCTGATTTATTCAATGATCAGGACGAACGCCGGAGACGTGGGGTGATGGCCTTTATTTCTGCTGCGGGTTTAAGCATTGCCCTGGGGGTTCTGGTCGGGGCCCATGCTGGGGGCTATTTTGGCCTTGAGCGTTTTTACGGAGCCTTTGCACCTGATCATATGAGTTTGTTTTTCCGCTTTGCACTTTTGCTTTCGGCGTTGATGACGATCATGCTTTCGGTGCAATATGTTCAGGATAAGATCCGCCATGCGGCTGAATTTTATGCTTTGATTTGTTTAGCGACTTTGGGCGCAATGTTTCTTTCTGCGGCCACCGAAATGCTTACTTTTTACCTTTCACTTGAACTTTTAAGTCTTTCCTCTTTTGTGCTGGTGGCTTTGCGCAAAGACAACCCCAAATCTGCAGAAGCCTCTTTGAAGTATCTGGTTTTTGGAGCCCTTTCTTCAGGCTTGCTTTTGTATGGCCTTTCTCTGATTTTTGGCATGACTGGCAGTATTCAGTATGCCCAGATCAATGCCTATTTCTCTCAAATTACCCAAGGCCTGCTGGATTCAAATGGTTATCTGACTTTGCAACCGATGGTGGCTATTTTCTTGATTTTGGGGGGGCTGGGTTATAAGGTCGCCGCTGTTCCCTTTCATATGTGGGCGCCCGATGTCTATGAGGGTGCGCCTTTGCCTGTCACTGCTTTCCTGTCGGTCAGTTCAAAACTTGCAGGCTTTGCCGCCCTGATTCGCATGACGCAAATGCTGGATAATAATTCTCTAACCCCTGTCTGGGTGCGTCTGGTATTTCTCTTGGCGATTCTGTCGATGTCCTTGGGCAATATCCTGGCGATTGCACAACGGGATATCAAACGGATGTTTGCCTATTCCAGTATTGCCCAAGCGGGTTACTTGCTTTTAGGGGTGGCCGCCCTGTCGAATTTAAGTTCCCGTGACATGGCGATTTCAGGACTTTTGTTCTATCTTTTGGTCTATGTCTTTATGAATCTGGGCGCTTTTGCAGCGATTACCCATCTTTCAAAACAAATGGGCAGCACAGAAATTATTTACTTTTCTGGATTGGGTGCCCGTTATCCTTGGTTTGCCTTTGTTTTAAGCGCGTGTCTGCTGTCTCTTACCGGACTTCCTCCTTTTGCCGGTTTTACAGGTAAATTTTATCTGTTTGGGGCTGTTACCCAAATGGGAACGGGTTACCTGTGGATCGTTCTTGTGGCCGTTTTGAATAGCGTGGTCTCTCTCTATTACTACAGCCGCGTAATTCGCATGCTTTATTTTGGACAGAGTACTGCCGAGTTTGAACAAAAATCATCTCATCCGGCCTTGATGATGGCGAGTATTTTGGGGCTTGTGGGTATACTGGGACTGTTCCTGTTTCCAAGTTTTGTCCTGAATTTTCTCGCATCTATTCATAGCTTGTTATAATCCTATAATTCGATTAAGGTAAACGAGGGGAATTTCTCAATGGCTGAAAAAAAAGGGGGCTTATGCCCCATCATGAGTTTTCGTGCTTCTTTTTCAAAGGATGCGGCAGTTCCTTGTGTAGGTGATAAATGTGCTTTTTGGGATGACCTTTATGGCAAATGCGGCCAGATTGCCCAGGCCGAAAGATTGTCTGATTCTCTGCAACGGGTACATGAAAAACTTCATGATATGATGATTAAAATGTAGGCGGATGTTAAAAAGTCGCCGCCAAGGCTTTGAAGTGGAGTCGGGCGAAAACCCGGCTCCGATGTTTGTAACGCACTGGTATGTACTCAAGCAAGCTTTGGTTTTCGCTTTGTTTTCAGTTCCCTTTTTAAGCGGGCTGGGTTTATTCCTGGCCCGCTTGTTTCTGCGCCCTGCTGATCAGCCGATTGGCATACTTACCAAAGTGCAGGGCACTGATACCGAAGCGTAAATTTTTAGCTGTCCACCACAATTTGAACAGAGTCCAAATAACTGCGTAGCTTGATGAGATTTTCTGCGATTAGCTCCTGATTTGAACCGGTTGCACCTTTTTCGAGGGCTTCTCCAATTTCAGTAACGCCGGTGAAGCCAAAAATGCCGCCAGCGCTTTTCATGCTTTTGCCCAGGACGCGGATCAAGCCAAAGTCTCCATTGTTTAAGGCTTCTTCGATTCTTACCAGATCTTGTTGTCTTTTTTCAAGAAAAGCAGGGGCATGTTCTGCCATATCTGCTCCAATGTGTACGATCGTTGCTTCCATTGAACTGGAGTCTGGAGTCTCTGGTTCTGTAGGCTGAAGCAGGGAGATTTGATCTGCCCAGAGGGGAATGTGTTGAACCAGAACCGAAAGTAATTCTTCTTTGGTTTGTGGTTTTTTGACCAGGGCCATAAATCCCTCCTGGTCTTCAGGGCTGTCGCCTTCTGAGAGCAGGCCAACAATCGGCGTTTGACCCCGATCTTCTTTTTTCTCCCAGTTCCGGATATGCTCGGTTGATTTTCTACCATTCATCACGGGCATATTCAAATCCATCAAGAGCAGATCAAAGGCTTTTTCTTTAAACATTTCAATTGCTTTTCTGCCATTGTCTACATAACTAAAAATCACAGGATAACCGGATGAAAACTGTTGAAATTCAAGCATGGTTTCAAGATCATCATCGACCAAGAGAATCGCACAGGGTTCGAGCCCTTCTAAAAATTCAGGATTAAAATTCACAGGAAGTGCAGGCACGGCTGAATGCTCGTGGGCTTCTGTTTGAGCGCTTTCATTTACCGGCTGGGTTCTTGTCTCTTCAGGGATCTCTTCTTCTGCCTCTGCTTCTTCAGCGATTTCATCATTGGCAATGGTTTGAATCCGTGAGGTATTGGTTTTTTCCTGAACAGGCTCAGGAGCGCTTGGGAGAAACGCAGGGGCAGGCGTTTCTGGATCAAAATCCGGAATATGACGGGGTTCTTCGTTTGAAAATGCGAGTTTGAGGTTGAAAAGAAAGGTGCTGCCTTGATCCCGCAAGCTGTTAAACCAGATTTTTCCCTCTAAATCATTGATATACTGTTTGGCTTGTGTCAAGCCCTTGAAGGTCAGTCCTTTGGGAAGTGCGCCCGTTTCAAAAAGACGGCGGATGCCTTCCTGGGTCGTTTCGTCAATGCCATGGCCCGTATCCCGGATCATAAACAGCAGGGTTGCGGAATGGTCGTCTTGTTCTGCCAAGCGTACCTTGACCAGAATATTCCCTTGTTCCGTATGGCGCAGGGCGTTGTCCAAGAGTTGGTAAAGAATGTGCTGAAGACGGTTGGGCTCACCTGAAAATGCATCGGGTACATCATCTTCAACGGAATGAAAAATCTGTAATCCACGGGTTTGAGCGGTTTGATGAAAGAGGAATTTGAGTGAGTTGACGACCGCGCGCAGGCTGAAGGGCTGGGTGGGAAGAACCATTCCATTCTGGGCATTTTGGGTCAGTCCTTTGACAGGTTCGGGGGGCAATGCGCCTTCGATCAGTTCACAAACGTGTTGGTGAAGGGTTCTAAGCTCAGACAATTTTTCTTTTTGGCCTTTGGAAGGCACCAATTCCTGAATCAGGCGGCTGATCTCTCCCAGGCTGGTTTCGAGACCGGAACTCTGCAATTTCTCGAGCAGCAGCCGGGGCCGCTTTAAGATTTTTCGTTCAGAGGTGTCACGGGCAATCAGGCAGACAACATGTTTTTCGCGCTGTTCAAAAACAGAGCAACTGACTTCAACTTCCAGCCATTGATTGGCTTTGTTTAAAAAACGAGCTTCATCCCGAACCAAAAGTTCAGTTCCCCGAAAACGTCGGAAATCGATCCATTCATCAATTTTAAGCGGCTCGCCTTCCATGATATCGTAAAGCGTCAGGGAGAACATTTCATCAGCGTTATAACCCAACATGACATTGAAAGCAGGGTTGGCTTCTGTGATCTTTTTTGTTTGGGGGTCTATCAGAAACACAGCATCAGCATTTTCATTGACTATTTTACGGTAGCGTTCTTCATTAAAATGAAGGGCATCAAAGGTCCATTTTTGTTTGGTGACGTCATTGAAACTCGCGACAAGCACCGAACTTCCAAAAATTTTCAAGCGGTTGAGGCGCAGTTCAATCGGAAAGATCGAGCCATTGGCGCGATTCAGTACAATGTCCCAGCGGCGTGAGAATAAATTGGTATTGGGGTC
This genomic stretch from bacterium (Candidatus Blackallbacteria) CG13_big_fil_rev_8_21_14_2_50_49_14 harbors:
- a CDS encoding NADH:ubiquinone oxidoreductase subunit J produces the protein MTFRFADKIVFGLLFAAGFLLLTSLVLFNFGTTLAFYLLSITLLASATGVVLLRDVIRSAFLLALSFLCVGGLYVTLHADFLAAAQILIYAGAVSILFVFGIMLIRNGGKNLQEYGADFRGLAGIFVFLGLFSLLAQTVWKGQWHLEGSTTPADLNTVAEIGKLFFNQYLIPFEIASVILLMALVGAIVIARKEVASENGQ
- a CDS encoding NADH-quinone oxidoreductase subunit NuoK, producing the protein MANEILNIGLKHYLLVAALLFSIGLFGLITSRNLIKVLMSIEFILNAANINFVAFSHYVTPHELTGQVFAIFVMTIAAAEAGVALAIALSIYKHFQSVDMDKIHLMKW
- a CDS encoding NADH-quinone oxidoreductase subunit L codes for the protein MPFLTQNAWLPAFFPLLAGTLIFILAAFQRKANQAAIGISITGVLLAFVASLGLLGARFADSGHALQGSLRWLTAGQTEIAMGWSVDNLTAMMLVVVTFISLLVQIYSAEYMSHEEGIPRYYGALSLFTFSMLLLVLADNLLVLYMGWELVGVCSYLLIGFFTFKPEAAAAAKKAFLVNRIGDFGFLLGILILFYMTGSLQFSVVTEAVAAGKLPGALLALAGILLFCGPIGKSAQFPLHVWLPDAMEGPTPVSALIHAATMVAAGVYMVAKLMPLFAQATSPLFGSFLVLDAIAWIGGITALLAAAIAVTQTDIKRVLAYSTVSQLGFMMMALGMYQATTEAGHLQIIPLGYTAGLFHLMTHAFFKAMLFLCSGSVIHAVHSNDMRVMGGLRKFLPVTALACLIGTASISGFPFLTAGFWSKDEILLAMWEAHSPLFGLAALAAVLTAFYMFRLYFMTFEGSYRGELAPEQIHDSGWLMKGPLVILAIPSLLAGFVGTPWTPPAFHIHSFLHFSPVGHEATGHAVATHTGLNPVVLGVSLFVFLVGLGLAWAMYGSDKPALAPQALAERFAPLHKASLNRFYFDELYLLFIRWVVMGFARISAFFDKYILDGLLVNGVGLFTIGSSETLKYLQSGRIAYYALSVVSILVVLLLAFLKLGFGKVGM
- a CDS encoding oxidoreductase, whose protein sequence is MQTNSFLLTTLIFLPVLGALSLFFVRSQRSHIYHWLAAGWSGLTFLLSLFALSQYQHGLHNASGKAIFQLVDRLPWMPAMHIQYQVGVDGLSLPMVLLTTLIVFVAVFASWGIQERSRMYFMMLLIMETAVLGVFTSLDLFQFFVMWELELIPMYFLIGLWGGPRRGYAAIKFILYTMLASAFMFIAFLAIYFFSQPHTFDVIALLENHNSLLATLAPSFQILVLVSLLLCFCVKLPMVPFHTWLPDAHVEAPTAISVVLAGVLLKMGAYGIIRFGFGFFPDLMKQLAVFIAAFGMINILYGALLALAQTDMKRVIAYSSVSHMGFVLLGLAAMNPMGLDGAIMQMFTHGTITALLFIFVGVVYDRTHTRVIADLGGLSAKMPLASAFFVMAALASVGAPGMSGFVSEFLIFVGSYGNHLKGIPHFAIQLFTVGSALGIILGAGYTLWLTQRVFFGSLPQRWQELTDMNRVELFNVVILTLLVVALGFYPALLMDMINPAAEQLISLLPK
- a CDS encoding NADH-quinone oxidoreductase subunit N; this encodes MDFTVIIPEILVCLTALAVIGADLFNDQDERRRRGVMAFISAAGLSIALGVLVGAHAGGYFGLERFYGAFAPDHMSLFFRFALLLSALMTIMLSVQYVQDKIRHAAEFYALICLATLGAMFLSAATEMLTFYLSLELLSLSSFVLVALRKDNPKSAEASLKYLVFGALSSGLLLYGLSLIFGMTGSIQYAQINAYFSQITQGLLDSNGYLTLQPMVAIFLILGGLGYKVAAVPFHMWAPDVYEGAPLPVTAFLSVSSKLAGFAALIRMTQMLDNNSLTPVWVRLVFLLAILSMSLGNILAIAQRDIKRMFAYSSIAQAGYLLLGVAALSNLSSRDMAISGLLFYLLVYVFMNLGAFAAITHLSKQMGSTEIIYFSGLGARYPWFAFVLSACLLSLTGLPPFAGFTGKFYLFGAVTQMGTGYLWIVLVAVLNSVVSLYYYSRVIRMLYFGQSTAEFEQKSSHPALMMASILGLVGILGLFLFPSFVLNFLASIHSLL